GCGATGGGGGGCGGCTGGCAGCCGGCGCCGGCCGCCACGGCGACGCGATGACCGGGCGCGGGCCACGGGATTGCTGCCTGGAGCGACCGGCACCGCGTCAGCGCTTTCCCGAATGTCTGCACCATGTCTGCGTATCATGAGGCGCTCGTCTGACCGCCCCCTGCCCCCGATTCGCCATGCCTGACCATTCGCTGTTGTCCGCCCTGCTCATCTTCGGACTTGGAGGGCTTCTCGGCGGCGTGGGCGGCCTGTTCGGCATCGGCGGCGGCCTGATCGCCATTCCCGCGCTGGGCCTGCTCTACGGCATGGACCAGCAACTGGCGCAGGGCACCTCGCTGGTCATGATCGCGCCCAACGTGCTGATCGGCTTCTGGCAATACCGCAAGCGCGCCGATATCGATCTCAGGACGGCCATCGTCCTGGGTCTTTCGGCCGTGCTGGCCACCTGGCTCTCGGCACGGCTCGCCACCTCGATCGATGCCGCGCTGCTGCGCCGGATCTTCGCCGTGTTCATGATCGGCCTGGCCCTCTACTTCCTCTGGCGCCTGCTGCCTGGCCGCGCCGCCACGCAACAGCAAGCCCGCGTTTCAACATCGTGGATCCCGGCCGTCGGCGTGGTCGGCGGCGCCTTCTCCGGCTTCTTCAGCGTGGGCGGCGGCGTGGTGGCCGCCCCCGCCCTGGTCGGCCTGTTCGGCATGCGACAGGCGGCCGCACAAGGGCTGGCGCTGGCGCTGGTCACCCCGGGCGCGGTCGTCGCCCTGCTCACCTACTCGCATGCCGGCCATGTGGACTGGTACAGCGGCATCCCGCTGTCGCTCGGCGGCATGCTGACCATTTCCTGGGGCGTGGCGCTGGCCCATCGCATGCCGGAACGACGCCTGCGCGCGGCGTTCGCGCTGTGCCTGATCGCCACGGCGATGGTGATGCTGGTTCGCGGCTAAGCCAGGTCGGCGGGCAGCTGTTGGCCACCGGGCGGCAGGTAGCAAGGATCGCGGCACAATTCCCGGTGGAACGGCATATCTCCGAAGCGCATGGTGCGGACCGTGACCGTACGCCGCCACGCAGCCAGATGGCGAGAGTGAATCGCAATCGCCGAATGGTTCCGCAGCCGTCTTGACGGGTAGCGTATGCCGATGGCACCGGTATCGGCATGAAGTTCGGCAAGGATGTGATGTAGTTCGACGCCGAAGTGTTGGCACCAGGTGTATTGTGGGTTGGATATCTGGTCATAAATACCCAATCGCGCCGCCGTCGCCCCACCGAGGTCCAACAGGCGGATGTCGTCTTCCAATTTGAAGAGCACGACCAATCCCTCGGTGACAGCGCCCCGCTCCACGTAGAAGAAACCTGACCGCCGGATGCTCGGCCTGCAAAAGCGCCCCTCCCATATCGCAGTGGTCAGATCCTCGGCAACGTACACCCAATGAAACGGAAACGATGCGCCGGACCCTTCCATCAAGGCAGGCGGCCCCCAGCGATAGGTGCGGACAACCGATTCCGGCAAAACCGACGACGGCGTCCACGCCGCGCGTGCCAGCCACGTTTCCCGGCGCAATTCGCACACACTGTCAGCCAGCACATCCTTCAGCAGCGCCCTCGGCGGCATGCGGATGGCACTATCCCGTTTCATCCTTGCATTCATGCCAGCGCGCCCCGCCGTTCCGCAACAAGCAATTCAAGCATGCTCAGCACGATGCGCTGACGCTCGATTTCCGGCATGGCCAGATAGTCGAGCTGGTCGATCGACACCGAATCGCGCGTCACAAAAAGCTTGCCGCACAACAGCTCTGCTGGCGTCAGATCGGCCATCTCGCCAAATCGAGTCTCCCAGAAGCCGTACGGATCGACACAACCTGCAGCGACCAGTGCGTCCATGACAGCCGGCATGAGCGCGCGGGCTGGCGCCACGAATTGCCATGCCGGGAATACTTGGCGCTTCGCAAGCGGGTCATATTCGGCGCAGAGCCGGCCTGCCGAAACCTCGTGCCACAGTTCGTCCGAGGATAACTTCGCGGTTTGCTGGGCGACGACTTCCTCGGGCGTCAATCCGCTGATCGGCAATCGGACGATTTCGCGCATGGCGCTCGAAAGATCGTGAGCGATGCCGACGGACCGGTTCCCGCACGAAACTCGACGCACATCTCGGGGCTGCGAAACGGCTACGGCCACATCTCCAACTACGGCTTCAACAAACATTCTTGCCTCCTGGTCGAATCACCACGAAGCCAAGCCTACGCACGCAGCCCGGGCCGCTCAATCACCGCAACAGGAATATCGCAATCCTTAACCCTTCCGCAACGTTCCGTTGCGCGCGGCCCTCATCCGGCCTTGCGGAAGACCAGGCTGAAGTTGTTGGCCGGCATCGGCACCGGCTCCGCGCAGGTCAAACCCTGGGCCACGCCCAGCGCGATCACGGCTTCCATGTCGCGGACGCCCCATGCCGCATCGGCTGCGCGCAGTTGCCGGTCGAACGCCTCGTTGCTGGGAGCGGTATGCGCGCCGTTGCGCCGGTATGGGCCATAGAGGTACAGCACGCCGCCGGGCTTCAGGTGGCGGCCGGCGCCCGCGAACAGCGCTTCGGCGGCAGCCCAGGGCGCGATGTGGATCATGTTGATGCAGACCATGGCATCCACGGAATCGATGCCCCACGGCTCCTGCCTGACGTCGATGGCCAGCGGCGGCAGCACGTTCCCGGTCTTTTCGTAGGCCGTCCACGCCGCGATCGATTCGCGGTGCGTGGCATCGGGATCGCTGGGTTGCCAGGTCACGCCCGGCAGCCCGGCCGCGAAGTACACCGCATGCTGGCCGGTGCCGCTGGCGATCTCGAGCACCGTGCCGGACTTCGGCAGGGCGTCGCGCAAGACGGCCAGGATGGGCGCGCGGTTGCGGTCGGTGGCCGGCGCCATGCGGCGCGCGGTCGGGTCTGCGGCGGGCTGTGTCATGGGGAATTCCTGTGAGCGTGCGCCGGGCGGTGTGCCCGGCGCCAGCCCACAGGTTAGCAGGCCGGCCCTGCCTGCGTGGTCAGACAGGGTCGGAAAATACCTACGCGCGCTTGTTCAGTTGCAGCGCCGACGGCGTGGCCGTCAGGTAGCCGACGGCGGCCCCGAAGCGGTCCTTGTAGTTGGCGCGCACCAGCGGGTCCAGCATGCCCTTCACCTTGTCATGGAGGCCCTTTTCCCAGTCGCCGGCGTGCTGGAAGTTGCTCATGATGTAGGTCCAGCCGTGGATCTCGTCCACCGCGTGCAGCCCGGTGGATTCCGCGCCGGCCGGGCACGACAGCACGCGCGACAGCTGCTTGGTATCGACGTTGTACGCCCACAGGAAGTTGTTCACGTGCGTGTTGCTGTCTTCGCCGACGAACAGCGTGCGCAGCTTTTCGGAGAACTTGAGGTTGTCGGGCGTGGCCACCTTGTCCGGGTTGGCGTAGTTGCCCAGCGCGTCCTGTGCCTTCTTCGGGCCGCCGCCAAGG
This region of Cupriavidus sp. EM10 genomic DNA includes:
- a CDS encoding RES family NAD+ phosphorylase → MNARMKRDSAIRMPPRALLKDVLADSVCELRRETWLARAAWTPSSVLPESVVRTYRWGPPALMEGSGASFPFHWVYVAEDLTTAIWEGRFCRPSIRRSGFFYVERGAVTEGLVVLFKLEDDIRLLDLGGATAARLGIYDQISNPQYTWCQHFGVELHHILAELHADTGAIGIRYPSRRLRNHSAIAIHSRHLAAWRRTVTVRTMRFGDMPFHRELCRDPCYLPPGGQQLPADLA
- a CDS encoding DUF938 domain-containing protein — translated: MTQPAADPTARRMAPATDRNRAPILAVLRDALPKSGTVLEIASGTGQHAVYFAAGLPGVTWQPSDPDATHRESIAAWTAYEKTGNVLPPLAIDVRQEPWGIDSVDAMVCINMIHIAPWAAAEALFAGAGRHLKPGGVLYLYGPYRRNGAHTAPSNEAFDRQLRAADAAWGVRDMEAVIALGVAQGLTCAEPVPMPANNFSLVFRKAG
- a CDS encoding sulfite exporter TauE/SafE family protein, whose protein sequence is MPDHSLLSALLIFGLGGLLGGVGGLFGIGGGLIAIPALGLLYGMDQQLAQGTSLVMIAPNVLIGFWQYRKRADIDLRTAIVLGLSAVLATWLSARLATSIDAALLRRIFAVFMIGLALYFLWRLLPGRAATQQQARVSTSWIPAVGVVGGAFSGFFSVGGGVVAAPALVGLFGMRQAAAQGLALALVTPGAVVALLTYSHAGHVDWYSGIPLSLGGMLTISWGVALAHRMPERRLRAAFALCLIATAMVMLVRG